From Zalophus californianus isolate mZalCal1 chromosome 16, mZalCal1.pri.v2, whole genome shotgun sequence, one genomic window encodes:
- the AOC2 gene encoding retina-specific copper amine oxidase isoform X3 has protein sequence MNLKVVLVFLALSLITIFALACVLLTSQGGSSQPPRCPSVSPSAQPGTHPGQSQLFADLSREELTAVMSFLTRQLGPGLVDAAQARPSDNCVFSVELHLPPKAAALAHLDRGSPPPAREALTIVFFGGQPQPNVSELVVGPLPRPSYLRDVTVERHGGPLPYHRRPMLGAEFTQMWKHLKEVELPKAPVFLASVFNYNGSTLAPLHATPSGLRSGDRATWIALYHNISGVGIFLHPVGLELLLDHRALDPAHWAVQRVFYLGRYYADLGQLEWEFKAGRLEVVRVPLPLPHGASSLKSRTSPGPLPPLQFSPQGSQYSVQGNLVASSLWTFTFGHGVFSGMRIFDIRFKGERVAYEVSVQECVSVYGADSPKTMMTRYLDSSYGLGRHSRGLVRGVDCPYQSTMVDIHILVGTGAVQLLPGAVCVFEEAQGLPLRRHHNHLESHFYGGLAGSALVVRSVSSVGNYDYIWDFVLHPNGALEGRVHATGYVNTAFLSGGEESLLFGNRVGERVLGAVHTHAFHFKLDLDVAGLKNWVVAEDVVFKPVAAPWSPEHQLQRPQLTRQVLGREDLTAFSLGKPLPRYLYLAGNQTNAWGHQRGYRIQIHSPLGIHMPLESDMERALSWGSSK, from the exons ATGAACCTCAAGGTAGTCCTCGTGTTCCTGGCACTGTCCCTCATTACCATCTTTGCCCTGGCCTGTGTCTTGCTGACCAGCCAAGGTGGCTCCAGCCAGCCTCCCCGCTGCCCCTCCGTGTCCCCCAGTGCCCAGCCCGGGACACACCCCGGCCAGAGCCAGCTGTTTGCAGACCTGAGCCGAGAGGAGCTGACGGCCGTGATGAGCTTCCTGACCCGGCAGCTAGGGCCAGGCCTGGTGGATGCAGCCCAGGCCCGCCCCTCGGACAACTGCGTCTTCTCGGTGGAGCTGCACCTGCCCCCCAAGGCCGCAGCCCTGGCCCACCTGGACAGGGGGAGCCCCCCACCTGCCCGGGAGGCACTGACCATCGTCTTCTTTGGCGGACAACCCCAGCCCAACGTGAGTGAGCTGGTGGTGGGGCCATTGCCACGGCCCTCCTACTTGCGGGATGTGACGGTGGAGCGTCACGGGGGCCCCCTGCCCTACCACCGCCGCCCCATGCTGGGAGCTGAGTTTACCCAGATGTGGAAGCATTTGAAGGAGGTGGAGCTCCCCAAGGCACCAGTCTTTCTAGCTTCTGTCTTCAACTACAATGGCTCCACTTTGGCACCGCTGCATGCCACCCCCAGTGGCCTGCGCTCAGGGGACCGTGCTACCTGGATAGCCCTCTACCATAACATCTCAGGTGTTGGGATTTTCCTTCACCCAGTGGGGCTGGAGCTACTGCTGGACCACAGGGCCCTGGACCCTGCCCACTGGGCTGTCCAACGGGTCTTCTATCTCGGGCGCTACTATGCAGACTTGGGCCAGTTGGAATGGGAGTTTAAGGCTGGCCGGCTGGAAGTGGTTAgggttcctctccccctgccccatggGGCTTCATCCTTGAAGTCCCGGACCTCCCCAGGTCCTCTCCCCCCTCTTCAGTTCTCACCCCAGGGCTCCCAATATAGTGTGCAAGGGAACCTGGTGGCATCCTCCCTCTGGACATTTACCTTTGGTCATGGGGTGTTCAGTGGCATGAGGATTTTTGATATTCGGTTCAAGGGCGAGCGAGTGGCCTATGAAGTCAGTGTCCAGGAGTGTGTATCCGTCTATGGTGCTGACTCACCCAAGACAATGATGACCAGATACTTGGATAGCAGCTATGGACTTGGCCGTCACAGCCGGGGCTTGGTTCGGGGAGTCGACTGCCCCTATCAATCGACAATGGTGGACATCCACATACTAGTGGGTACAGGGGCAGTCCAGTTGCTCCCGGGGGCTGTGTGTGTATTTGAGGAGGCACAAGGACTACCCCTTCGGAGGCACCACAATCACCTTGAGAGTCATTTCTATGGTGGTTTGGCTGGCTCGGCCCTTGTAGTCAGGTCTGTGTCATCTGTAGGCAACTATGACTACATTTGGGACTTTGTACTGCACCCAAATGGGGCTCTGGAAGGGCGGGTCCATGCCACGGGCTATGTCAACACGGCTTTCCtgagtgggggtgaggagagCCTCCTCTTTGGGAACCGTGTGGGGGAACGAGTGCTGGGGGCAGTGCACACGCATGCCTTCCACTTCAAGCTGGACCTGGACGTGGCAG GGCTGAAAAACTGGGTGGTAGCTGAAGACGTGGTGTTTAAACCTGTGGCAGCCCCTTGGAGTCCAGAGCACCAGCTGCAGCGCCCACAGCTGACTCGGCAGGTCCTCGGAAGGGAGGACCTGACAGCTTTTTCCTTGGGAAAGCCCCTGCCCCGCTACCTTTATCTGGCTGGCAACCAGACTAATGCCTGGGGTCACCAGCGTGGGTACCGAATCCAGATCCACAGCCCCCTTGGCATACACATGCCCCTGGAGAGCGACATGGAGAGGGCCCTCAgctgggggag CTCCAAGTAG
- the AOC3 gene encoding membrane primary amine oxidase, translated as MNQKTTLVLLALAVITIFALVCVLLAGRGGDGGEPGQPPRCPSVSPSAQPGTHPGQSQPFADLSREELTAVMSFLTRQLGPGLVDAAQARPSDNCVFSVELHLPPKAAALAHLDRGSPPPAREALAIVFFGGQPQPNVSELVVGPLPRPSYLRDVTVERHGGPLPYHRRPVLMREYLDINQLIFDRELPQAAGLLHHCCFYKRQGQNLVTMPTAPRGLQSGDRAAWFGLYYNVSGAGFFLHPVGLELLVDHKALDPARWAIQKVFFQGRYYESLAQLEDQFEAGLVNVVLIPDNGTGGSWSLKSKGPPGPAPPLQVHPQGPRFSVQGSRVTSSWWTFSFGLGAFSGPRIFDIRFRGERLAYEISFQEALVVYGGNSPAAMLTRYMDGSFGMGKYSTPLTRGVDCPYLATYVDWHFLLESHTPKTIRDAICVFEQNQGLPLRRHHSNFYSHYFGGLVETVLVVRSVSTLLNYDYLWDMVFHSSGAIEVRFHATGYISSAFLFGAARRYGNQVGEHTLGTVHTHSAHFKVDLDVGGLENWVWAEDMTYVPTAVPWSPEHQMQRLQVTRKLLETEEQATFPLGGALPHYVYLASNHSNKWGHPRGYRIQLLSFAGEPLPQNSSLERAFSWGRYHLAVTQRKEAEQSSTSIYNQNDPWAPTVDFADFINNETIAGEDLVAWVTAGFLHIPHAEDVPNTVTVGNGVGFFLRPYNFFDQDPSFESADSVYFREDQDAGACEVNPLACLPQAAACAPDLPAFSHGGFSHN; from the exons ATGAACCAGAAGACCACTCTGGTGCTCCTTGCTCTAGCTGTCATCACCATTTTTGCCTTGGTGTGTGTCCTACTAGCTGgcaggggaggagatgggggtgaACCCGGCCAGCCTCCCCGCTGCCCCTCCGTGTCCCCCAGTGCCCAGCCCGGGACACACCCCGGCCAGAGCCAGCCGTTTGCAGACCTGAGCCGAGAGGAGCTGACGGCCGTGATGAGCTTCCTGACCCGGCAGCTAGGGCCAGGCCTGGTGGATGCAGCCCAGGCCCGCCCCTCGGACAACTGCGTCTTCTCGGTGGAGCTGCACCTGCCCCCCAAGGCCGCAGCCCTGGCCCACCTGGACAGGGGGAGCCCCCCACCTGCCCGGGAGGCACTGGCCATCGTCTTCTTTGGCGGACAACCCCAGCCCAACGTGAGTGAGCTGGTGGTGGGGCCACTGCCCCGGCCCTCCTACCTGCGGGATGTGACGGTGGAGCGTCACGGGGGCCCCCTGCCCTACCACCGCCGCCCCGTGCTGATGCGAGAGTACCTGGACATAAACCAGCTGATCTTCGACAGAGAGCTGCCCCAGGCTGCTGGGCTCCTGCACCACTGCTGCTTCTATAAGCGCCAAGGACAGAACCTGGTGACGATGCCCACGGCCCCCCGAGGCTTGCAGTCAGGGGACCGGGCCGCCTGGTTTGGCCTCTACTACAACGTCTCAGGGGCTGGGTTCTTCCTGCACCCCGTGGGGTTGGAGTTGCTGGTAGACCACAAGGCTCTGGACCCTGCCCGCTGGGCCATCCAGAAGGTGTTCTTTCAAGGCCGCTACTACGAGAGTTTGGCCCAGCTGGAGGACCAGTTTGAGGCTGGCCTGGTGAACGTGGTGCTGATCCCAGACAATGGCACAGGTGGGTCCTGGTCCCTCAAGTCCAAGGGGCCTCCCGGTCCGGCTCCTCCTCTGCAGGTCCATCCCCAGGGCCCCCGCTTCAGTGTCCAGGGGAGTCGAGTGACCTCCTCGTGGTGGACTTTCTCCTTTGGCCTTGGAGCTTTCAGTGGCCCCAGGATCTTTGACATCCGCTTCCGGGGAGAACGACTAGCTTATGAGATCAGCTTCCAGGAGGCCTTGGTCGTCTATGGTGGAAATTCCCCTGCAGCAATGCTGACCCGCTATATGGATGGCAGCTTTGGCATGGGCAAGTACTCCACTCCCCTGACCCGGGGGGTGGACTGCCCCTACCTGGCCACCTACGTGGACTGGCACTTCCTTCTGGAATCCCACACCCCCAAGACAATACGTGATGCCATTTGTGTGTTTGAACAGAACCAGGGCCTCCCCCTGAGGCGACACCACTCAAATTTCTACTCCCATTATTTTGGGGGCCTTGTAGAGACAGTGCTGGTGGTCAGATCTGTGTCGACCTTGCTCAATTATGACTACCTGTGGGATATGGTCTTCCATTCCAGTGGGGCCATAGAAGTCCGATTCCACGCCACCGGCTACATCAGCTCAGCATTCCTCTTTGGCGCCGCCCGAAGGTACGGGAACCAGGTTGGGGAGCACACACTGGGCACCGTGCACACCCACAGCGCCCACTTCAAGGTGGATCTGGATGTAGGAG GACTGGAGAACTGGGTCTGGGCTGAGGACATGACCTATGTCCCCACGGCGGTACCCTGGAGCCCCGAGCACCAGATGCAGAGGCTGCAGGTGACCCGGAAGCTGCTGGAGACCGAGGAGCAGGCCACCTTCCCCCTGGGAGGCGCCCTCCCCCACTACGTGTACCTGGCCAGCAACCACAGCAACAAGTGGGGTCACCCGCGGGGCTACCGCATCCAGCTGCTCAGCTTTGCTGGGGAGCCGCTGCCGCAGAACAGCTCCTTGGAGAGAGCCTTCAGCTGGGGGAG GTACCATCTGGCGGTGACCCAGCGGAAGGAGGCAGAGCAAAGCAGCACCAGCATCTACAATCAGAACGACCCTTGGGCCCCCACCGTGGACTTCGCTGACTTCATTAACAACGAGACCATCGCTGGAGAG GACTTGGTGGCCTGGGTGACGGCTGGTTTCCTGCACATCCCACACGCAGAAGACGTTCCCAACACGGTGACGGTGGGGAATGGTGTGGGCTTCTTCCTCCGACCCTACAACTTCTTTGACCAGGACCCCTCCTTCGAGTCTGCGGACTCGGTCTATTTCCGGGAGGACCAGGATGCCGGGGCCTGCGAGGTCAACCCCCTGGCTTGCCTTCCCCAGGCTGCTGCCTGTGCCCCAGacctccctgccttctcccatGGGGGCTTCTCTCACAACTAG
- the AOC2 gene encoding retina-specific copper amine oxidase isoform X1, whose product MNLKVVLVFLALSLITIFALACVLLTSQGGSSQPPRCPSVSPSAQPGTHPGQSQLFADLSREELTAVMSFLTRQLGPGLVDAAQARPSDNCVFSVELHLPPKAAALAHLDRGSPPPAREALTIVFFGGQPQPNVSELVVGPLPRPSYLRDVTVERHGGPLPYHRRPMLGAEFTQMWKHLKEVELPKAPVFLASVFNYNGSTLAPLHATPSGLRSGDRATWIALYHNISGVGIFLHPVGLELLLDHRALDPAHWAVQRVFYLGRYYADLGQLEWEFKAGRLEVVRVPLPLPHGASSLKSRTSPGPLPPLQFSPQGSQYSVQGNLVASSLWTFTFGHGVFSGMRIFDIRFKGERVAYEVSVQECVSVYGADSPKTMMTRYLDSSYGLGRHSRGLVRGVDCPYQSTMVDIHILVGTGAVQLLPGAVCVFEEAQGLPLRRHHNHLESHFYGGLAGSALVVRSVSSVGNYDYIWDFVLHPNGALEGRVHATGYVNTAFLSGGEESLLFGNRVGERVLGAVHTHAFHFKLDLDVAGLKNWVVAEDVVFKPVAAPWSPEHQLQRPQLTRQVLGREDLTAFSLGKPLPRYLYLAGNQTNAWGHQRGYRIQIHSPLGIHMPLESDMERALSWGRYQLVVTQRKEEESQSSSIYYQNDIWTPTMAFADFINNETLLGEDLVAWVTASFLHIPHAEDVPNTVTLGNRVGFLLRPYNFFDEDPSIFSPGSVYFEKGQDAGLCSVNPVACIPHLAACVPDLPPFFYQDF is encoded by the exons ATGAACCTCAAGGTAGTCCTCGTGTTCCTGGCACTGTCCCTCATTACCATCTTTGCCCTGGCCTGTGTCTTGCTGACCAGCCAAGGTGGCTCCAGCCAGCCTCCCCGCTGCCCCTCCGTGTCCCCCAGTGCCCAGCCCGGGACACACCCCGGCCAGAGCCAGCTGTTTGCAGACCTGAGCCGAGAGGAGCTGACGGCCGTGATGAGCTTCCTGACCCGGCAGCTAGGGCCAGGCCTGGTGGATGCAGCCCAGGCCCGCCCCTCGGACAACTGCGTCTTCTCGGTGGAGCTGCACCTGCCCCCCAAGGCCGCAGCCCTGGCCCACCTGGACAGGGGGAGCCCCCCACCTGCCCGGGAGGCACTGACCATCGTCTTCTTTGGCGGACAACCCCAGCCCAACGTGAGTGAGCTGGTGGTGGGGCCATTGCCACGGCCCTCCTACTTGCGGGATGTGACGGTGGAGCGTCACGGGGGCCCCCTGCCCTACCACCGCCGCCCCATGCTGGGAGCTGAGTTTACCCAGATGTGGAAGCATTTGAAGGAGGTGGAGCTCCCCAAGGCACCAGTCTTTCTAGCTTCTGTCTTCAACTACAATGGCTCCACTTTGGCACCGCTGCATGCCACCCCCAGTGGCCTGCGCTCAGGGGACCGTGCTACCTGGATAGCCCTCTACCATAACATCTCAGGTGTTGGGATTTTCCTTCACCCAGTGGGGCTGGAGCTACTGCTGGACCACAGGGCCCTGGACCCTGCCCACTGGGCTGTCCAACGGGTCTTCTATCTCGGGCGCTACTATGCAGACTTGGGCCAGTTGGAATGGGAGTTTAAGGCTGGCCGGCTGGAAGTGGTTAgggttcctctccccctgccccatggGGCTTCATCCTTGAAGTCCCGGACCTCCCCAGGTCCTCTCCCCCCTCTTCAGTTCTCACCCCAGGGCTCCCAATATAGTGTGCAAGGGAACCTGGTGGCATCCTCCCTCTGGACATTTACCTTTGGTCATGGGGTGTTCAGTGGCATGAGGATTTTTGATATTCGGTTCAAGGGCGAGCGAGTGGCCTATGAAGTCAGTGTCCAGGAGTGTGTATCCGTCTATGGTGCTGACTCACCCAAGACAATGATGACCAGATACTTGGATAGCAGCTATGGACTTGGCCGTCACAGCCGGGGCTTGGTTCGGGGAGTCGACTGCCCCTATCAATCGACAATGGTGGACATCCACATACTAGTGGGTACAGGGGCAGTCCAGTTGCTCCCGGGGGCTGTGTGTGTATTTGAGGAGGCACAAGGACTACCCCTTCGGAGGCACCACAATCACCTTGAGAGTCATTTCTATGGTGGTTTGGCTGGCTCGGCCCTTGTAGTCAGGTCTGTGTCATCTGTAGGCAACTATGACTACATTTGGGACTTTGTACTGCACCCAAATGGGGCTCTGGAAGGGCGGGTCCATGCCACGGGCTATGTCAACACGGCTTTCCtgagtgggggtgaggagagCCTCCTCTTTGGGAACCGTGTGGGGGAACGAGTGCTGGGGGCAGTGCACACGCATGCCTTCCACTTCAAGCTGGACCTGGACGTGGCAG GGCTGAAAAACTGGGTGGTAGCTGAAGACGTGGTGTTTAAACCTGTGGCAGCCCCTTGGAGTCCAGAGCACCAGCTGCAGCGCCCACAGCTGACTCGGCAGGTCCTCGGAAGGGAGGACCTGACAGCTTTTTCCTTGGGAAAGCCCCTGCCCCGCTACCTTTATCTGGCTGGCAACCAGACTAATGCCTGGGGTCACCAGCGTGGGTACCGAATCCAGATCCACAGCCCCCTTGGCATACACATGCCCCTGGAGAGCGACATGGAGAGGGCCCTCAgctgggggag ATACCAGCTCGTGGTgacccagaggaaggaggaggagtcACAGAGCAGCAGCATCTATTACCAGAATGACATCTGGACCCCCACTATGGCCTTTGCTGACTTCATCAACAATGAGACCCTCTTAGGAGAG gACCTGGTGGCTTGGGTTACAGCCAGCTTCCTGCATATCCCCCACGCTGAGGATGTCCCCAACACAGTGACTCTGGGGAACAGAGTTGGCTTCTTGCTTCGACCCTATAACTTCTTTGATGAGGATCCCTCCATCTTCTCGCCTGGCAGCGTCTACTTTGAGAAGGGCCAGGATGCTGGGCTCTGCAGTGTCAACCCTGTGGCCTGCATCCCCCACCTGGCGGCCTGTGTCCCGGACCTGCCCCCTTTCTTTTACCAGGACTTTTAG
- the AOC2 gene encoding retina-specific copper amine oxidase isoform X2 → MNLKVVLVFLALSLITIFALACVLLTSQGGSSQPPRCPSVSPSAQPGTHPGQSQLFADLSREELTAVMSFLTRQLGPGLVDAAQARPSDNCVFSVELHLPPKAAALAHLDRGSPPPAREALTIVFFGGQPQPNVSELVVGPLPRPSYLRDVTVERHGGPLPYHRRPMLGAEFTQMWKHLKEVELPKAPVFLASVFNYNGSTLAPLHATPSGLRSGDRATWIALYHNISGVGIFLHPVGLELLLDHRALDPAHWAVQRVFYLGRYYADLGQLEWEFKAGRLEVVRVPLPLPHGASSLKSRTSPGPLPPLQFSPQGSQYSVQGNLVASSLWTFTFGHGVFSGMRIFDIRFKGERVAYEVSVQECVSVYGADSPKTMMTRYLDSSYGLGRHSRGLVRGVDCPYQSTMVDIHILVGTGAVQLLPGAVCVFEEAQGLPLRRHHNHLESHFYGGLAGSALVVRSVSSVGNYDYIWDFVLHPNGALEGRVHATGYVNTAFLSGGEESLLFGNRVGERVLGAVHTHAFHFKLDLDVAGLKNWVVAEDVVFKPVAAPWSPEHQLQRPQLTRQVLGREDLTAFSLGKPLPRYLYLAGNQTNAWGHQRGYRIQIHSPLGIHMPLESDMERALSWGRIWSKGLQGWEWLLI, encoded by the exons ATGAACCTCAAGGTAGTCCTCGTGTTCCTGGCACTGTCCCTCATTACCATCTTTGCCCTGGCCTGTGTCTTGCTGACCAGCCAAGGTGGCTCCAGCCAGCCTCCCCGCTGCCCCTCCGTGTCCCCCAGTGCCCAGCCCGGGACACACCCCGGCCAGAGCCAGCTGTTTGCAGACCTGAGCCGAGAGGAGCTGACGGCCGTGATGAGCTTCCTGACCCGGCAGCTAGGGCCAGGCCTGGTGGATGCAGCCCAGGCCCGCCCCTCGGACAACTGCGTCTTCTCGGTGGAGCTGCACCTGCCCCCCAAGGCCGCAGCCCTGGCCCACCTGGACAGGGGGAGCCCCCCACCTGCCCGGGAGGCACTGACCATCGTCTTCTTTGGCGGACAACCCCAGCCCAACGTGAGTGAGCTGGTGGTGGGGCCATTGCCACGGCCCTCCTACTTGCGGGATGTGACGGTGGAGCGTCACGGGGGCCCCCTGCCCTACCACCGCCGCCCCATGCTGGGAGCTGAGTTTACCCAGATGTGGAAGCATTTGAAGGAGGTGGAGCTCCCCAAGGCACCAGTCTTTCTAGCTTCTGTCTTCAACTACAATGGCTCCACTTTGGCACCGCTGCATGCCACCCCCAGTGGCCTGCGCTCAGGGGACCGTGCTACCTGGATAGCCCTCTACCATAACATCTCAGGTGTTGGGATTTTCCTTCACCCAGTGGGGCTGGAGCTACTGCTGGACCACAGGGCCCTGGACCCTGCCCACTGGGCTGTCCAACGGGTCTTCTATCTCGGGCGCTACTATGCAGACTTGGGCCAGTTGGAATGGGAGTTTAAGGCTGGCCGGCTGGAAGTGGTTAgggttcctctccccctgccccatggGGCTTCATCCTTGAAGTCCCGGACCTCCCCAGGTCCTCTCCCCCCTCTTCAGTTCTCACCCCAGGGCTCCCAATATAGTGTGCAAGGGAACCTGGTGGCATCCTCCCTCTGGACATTTACCTTTGGTCATGGGGTGTTCAGTGGCATGAGGATTTTTGATATTCGGTTCAAGGGCGAGCGAGTGGCCTATGAAGTCAGTGTCCAGGAGTGTGTATCCGTCTATGGTGCTGACTCACCCAAGACAATGATGACCAGATACTTGGATAGCAGCTATGGACTTGGCCGTCACAGCCGGGGCTTGGTTCGGGGAGTCGACTGCCCCTATCAATCGACAATGGTGGACATCCACATACTAGTGGGTACAGGGGCAGTCCAGTTGCTCCCGGGGGCTGTGTGTGTATTTGAGGAGGCACAAGGACTACCCCTTCGGAGGCACCACAATCACCTTGAGAGTCATTTCTATGGTGGTTTGGCTGGCTCGGCCCTTGTAGTCAGGTCTGTGTCATCTGTAGGCAACTATGACTACATTTGGGACTTTGTACTGCACCCAAATGGGGCTCTGGAAGGGCGGGTCCATGCCACGGGCTATGTCAACACGGCTTTCCtgagtgggggtgaggagagCCTCCTCTTTGGGAACCGTGTGGGGGAACGAGTGCTGGGGGCAGTGCACACGCATGCCTTCCACTTCAAGCTGGACCTGGACGTGGCAG GGCTGAAAAACTGGGTGGTAGCTGAAGACGTGGTGTTTAAACCTGTGGCAGCCCCTTGGAGTCCAGAGCACCAGCTGCAGCGCCCACAGCTGACTCGGCAGGTCCTCGGAAGGGAGGACCTGACAGCTTTTTCCTTGGGAAAGCCCCTGCCCCGCTACCTTTATCTGGCTGGCAACCAGACTAATGCCTGGGGTCACCAGCGTGGGTACCGAATCCAGATCCACAGCCCCCTTGGCATACACATGCCCCTGGAGAGCGACATGGAGAGGGCCCTCAgctgggggag AATCTGGTCCAAAGGACTTCAAGGCTGGGAATGGCTCCTGATCTGA